One genomic window of Staphylococcus hsinchuensis includes the following:
- a CDS encoding 2-oxoglutarate dehydrogenase E1 component, which translates to MSNDKQVSEAPVNFGANLGYVLDLYDIYLQDPSSVPEDLQVLFSTIKNGEAHIESKATTQSDSGKGDSTIKRVMRLIDNIRQYGHLLADIYPVNRPNREHVPKLAIEDFNLDKETLESISAGIVSDHFEDIYDNAYEAILRMEKRYKGPIAFEYTHINNSKERVWLKRRIETPYKANLNDEQKIELFKNLAHVEGFEKYLHKNFVGAKRFSIEGVDTLVPMLQKTLRLASDEGIHNIQIGMAHRGRLNVLTHVLEKPYEMMISEFMHTDPMKFLPEDGSLKLTSGWSGDVKYHLGGVKTTQSYGIEQRISLANNPSHLEIVSPVVLGKTRANQDDTDHAGAVTTEYNDSMPIIIHGDAAYPGQGINFEAMNLGDLDGYSTGGSLHIITNNRIGFTTEPEDGRSTTYSSDVAKGYDVPIMHVNADNVEATIEAIEIAMAFRKEFKKDVVIDLVGYRRYGHNEMDEPSITNPIQYHNIRKHDSVELLYGKQLVEENIISEDQMNEILDQVQKTLRAAHDKIDKNDKMDNPEMQKPDTLAEPLQPIDSDVSFDHLKEINDAMLSYPEGFNILKKLNKVLEKRREPFESEDGLVDWAQAEQLAFATIMQNGTPIRLTGQDTERGTFSHRHAVLHDPDSGEQYIPLNHVPDQKATFDVHNSPLSEAAVVGFEYGYNVQNKSCMTIWEAQYGDFSNMAQMIFDNFLFSARAKWGERSGLTLFLPHSYEGQGAEHSSARLERFLQLAGENNSTVVNLSSSSNYFHLLRAQAASLGTESMRPLVVMSPKSLLRNKTVADTIDKFTSGQFEPILPEPSNKDSVKKVILASGKMFIDLKEYLAKNPDDSISLIAVERLYPFPDSEIEAVLNELPNLEHVAWVQEEPKNQGAWSFVYPYLKDLTTDKYDLSYHGRIQRSAPAEGDGEIHKLVQNMIIEQSTKLN; encoded by the coding sequence ATGAGCAACGATAAACAGGTTTCCGAGGCACCTGTGAACTTCGGGGCAAATTTAGGATATGTTTTAGATTTATATGATATTTATCTACAAGATCCTTCATCTGTACCTGAAGATTTACAAGTCCTTTTTAGTACAATAAAAAACGGTGAAGCTCACATCGAATCAAAAGCAACTACTCAATCAGATTCTGGTAAAGGTGATAGCACGATTAAACGCGTTATGCGCCTTATCGATAATATTCGTCAATATGGGCATTTATTGGCAGATATCTATCCAGTAAATAGACCGAACAGAGAACATGTTCCAAAATTAGCAATTGAAGATTTTAATTTAGATAAAGAAACGCTCGAATCTATCTCTGCTGGTATTGTTTCTGATCACTTCGAAGATATTTACGATAATGCATACGAAGCCATTTTACGTATGGAAAAACGCTATAAAGGCCCAATTGCCTTCGAATATACACACATTAACAACAGTAAAGAACGTGTGTGGTTAAAACGTAGAATCGAAACACCATACAAAGCTAATTTAAATGACGAACAAAAGATTGAATTATTCAAAAATTTAGCACATGTAGAAGGTTTCGAAAAATATCTTCATAAAAACTTTGTTGGAGCGAAACGTTTCTCAATTGAAGGTGTAGACACACTTGTTCCAATGCTACAAAAAACATTAAGACTTGCAAGTGATGAAGGAATTCACAATATTCAAATTGGGATGGCTCACCGTGGAAGACTAAATGTCTTAACACACGTTTTAGAAAAGCCATATGAAATGATGATTTCTGAATTCATGCACACAGATCCAATGAAATTCTTACCAGAAGATGGCAGTTTAAAATTAACTTCTGGTTGGTCAGGTGACGTGAAGTATCACTTAGGCGGTGTGAAAACTACTCAATCATATGGTATTGAACAACGTATTTCACTAGCTAATAACCCAAGTCATTTAGAAATCGTATCTCCTGTAGTACTAGGTAAAACACGTGCAAACCAAGATGATACAGATCATGCTGGCGCAGTGACTACAGAATACAATGATTCTATGCCAATTATTATTCATGGTGATGCAGCATACCCAGGTCAAGGTATTAACTTTGAAGCTATGAACTTAGGCGACTTAGACGGCTATTCAACTGGCGGTTCATTACACATCATTACTAACAATAGAATCGGCTTCACTACTGAACCTGAAGATGGTCGTTCTACAACATATTCATCAGACGTAGCCAAAGGTTACGACGTGCCAATTATGCACGTAAATGCTGACAATGTAGAAGCAACGATTGAAGCTATTGAAATTGCTATGGCGTTCAGAAAAGAATTCAAAAAGGATGTCGTTATTGATTTAGTAGGTTACCGTCGTTATGGTCATAACGAAATGGATGAACCATCAATTACTAACCCAATACAATATCACAATATCCGCAAACATGATTCAGTTGAATTATTATATGGAAAGCAATTAGTTGAAGAGAATATTATTTCTGAAGATCAAATGAATGAAATTCTTGATCAAGTCCAAAAAACATTACGTGCAGCACACGACAAGATTGATAAAAACGATAAAATGGACAACCCAGAAATGCAAAAACCTGATACCCTTGCAGAACCATTACAACCAATTGATTCTGACGTAAGTTTCGATCATTTAAAAGAAATTAACGACGCAATGCTTTCATATCCAGAAGGCTTTAACATCTTGAAAAAACTTAACAAAGTATTAGAAAAACGTCGTGAACCTTTCGAAAGTGAAGATGGTTTAGTAGATTGGGCACAAGCTGAACAGCTAGCATTTGCTACAATTATGCAAAACGGCACACCAATCCGATTAACAGGACAAGATACTGAACGTGGTACATTCAGTCATAGACATGCGGTCTTACATGATCCAGATTCTGGCGAACAATATATTCCGCTTAATCATGTTCCTGATCAAAAAGCTACGTTTGATGTTCATAATTCACCATTATCAGAAGCTGCCGTAGTTGGTTTCGAATATGGTTATAATGTTCAAAATAAATCTTGTATGACGATTTGGGAAGCACAATACGGAGACTTTTCAAATATGGCGCAAATGATATTTGATAACTTCTTATTCAGTGCAAGAGCTAAATGGGGAGAACGTTCAGGCCTTACATTATTCTTACCACATTCATACGAAGGTCAAGGCGCAGAACACTCATCTGCACGTTTAGAAAGATTTTTACAACTTGCTGGCGAAAATAACTCCACTGTTGTTAATTTATCAAGCTCAAGTAACTACTTCCATTTATTACGTGCACAAGCAGCAAGCTTAGGCACAGAATCTATGCGTCCTCTAGTAGTAATGTCACCGAAGAGTCTATTACGTAATAAGACAGTTGCTGATACAATTGATAAATTTACATCAGGACAATTCGAACCTATCTTACCTGAACCAAGTAATAAAGATAGCGTGAAGAAAGTTATTCTAGCATCTGGTAAAATGTTTATAGATTTAAAAGAATATCTAGCTAAAAATCCTGATGATTCTATTTCACTAATAGCAGTGGAAAGATTATATCCATTCCCTGATTCAGAAATAGAAGCAGTATTAAATGAGTTACCAAACTTAGAACATGTTGCTTGGGTACAAGAAGAACCTAAAAACCAAGGTGCATGGTCATTCGTTTATCCTTATCTGAAAGATTTAACGACAGATAAGTATGATTTAAGTTATCATGGACGTATACAACGTTCAGCTCCTGCTGAAGGAGACGGCGAAATTCATAAACTCGTTCAAAATATGATTATAGAACAAAGTACAAAATTAAATTAG
- a CDS encoding HAMP domain-containing sensor histidine kinase — translation MKQRKLRTQWMLITTTITFLTIFCFSIIITFFLSSSLRHSEFNEAQRSSNEVYKLFQTKQFNEITPLDFNASLGNYQKVFLFNDHGKKLFETSNLDSIDYSPPFSKDEVDRVTIKTHHNKEYLVITEPINASNFKGYSIIVHSLEEYEALVNSLYLVALIFGIIATLITTIISYYFSSQITKPLELMSNKMQQIRRDGFQEKVELTTTYEETDNLIITFNAMMSQLEESFNQQRQFVEDASHELRTPLQIIQGHLNLIQRWGKKDPEVLKESLDISLEEMSRITRLVEELLMLTKENNNLQINEQEDVNINQEIAARIKSLKQLHQDYTFEFEPSAKPLNLKIDRYQFEQVLIIFIDNAMKYDQQNKHIHIQTNLKNKQISIEITDHGVGIPKEDIDFIFDRFYRVDKSRSRKLGGNGLGLSIAKKIIELNHGTINVDSEVGKYTTFKITF, via the coding sequence ATGAAACAGAGAAAATTAAGAACACAATGGATGTTAATTACAACGACAATCACTTTTTTAACAATTTTCTGTTTCAGTATTATCATTACTTTTTTTCTCAGTAGTTCGTTACGACATAGTGAATTTAACGAGGCTCAAAGAAGTTCAAATGAAGTTTATAAGTTATTTCAAACGAAACAATTTAATGAAATTACACCGTTAGATTTCAATGCTTCTTTAGGTAATTATCAAAAGGTTTTCTTATTTAATGATCACGGTAAAAAATTATTTGAGACTTCCAATTTGGATTCTATAGATTACTCGCCACCATTTTCAAAGGATGAAGTCGATAGAGTCACAATAAAAACACATCATAATAAAGAATATTTAGTAATTACAGAACCTATTAATGCTTCCAACTTCAAAGGTTATAGCATCATCGTGCATTCATTAGAAGAATACGAAGCACTTGTTAATTCGTTATATTTGGTAGCTTTAATATTTGGAATTATCGCTACTTTAATTACGACAATTATAAGTTATTATTTTTCTTCACAAATAACAAAACCTTTAGAACTCATGTCGAATAAAATGCAACAAATCAGACGAGATGGTTTCCAGGAAAAGGTCGAACTTACTACAACTTATGAAGAAACTGATAATTTAATTATTACCTTTAATGCAATGATGTCACAATTAGAAGAATCCTTTAATCAACAACGACAATTCGTTGAAGATGCATCACATGAATTACGTACACCATTACAAATCATTCAAGGGCATTTAAACTTAATTCAACGTTGGGGTAAAAAAGACCCTGAAGTGCTTAAAGAGTCATTAGATATTTCTCTTGAAGAGATGTCGAGGATTACAAGATTAGTAGAAGAATTATTGATGCTAACAAAGGAAAATAACAATCTTCAAATCAATGAGCAAGAAGATGTAAACATCAATCAAGAAATTGCTGCACGCATTAAATCACTGAAACAATTACATCAAGATTACACGTTTGAATTTGAACCATCGGCTAAACCACTTAATTTAAAAATAGATCGATATCAATTCGAGCAAGTGTTAATTATTTTCATAGATAACGCGATGAAATACGACCAACAAAATAAGCATATTCATATTCAAACAAACCTTAAGAATAAACAAATCTCCATTGAAATAACCGATCATGGTGTAGGAATTCCGAAAGAGGATATCGACTTTATCTTCGATCGCTTTTATCGTGTTGATAAATCACGTTCAAGAAAATTAGGTGGAAATGGTCTTGGTTTATCTATTGCCAAAAAGATTATCGAATTAAATCATGGCACAATAAATGTGGACAGCGAAGTAGGAAAATATACAACATTTAAAATTACTTTTTAA
- a CDS encoding response regulator transcription factor — MTKILIVEDEQNLARFIELELKHENYDVDIEYDGRPGLDKALNHDYDLILLDLMLPNINGLEICRQIRQDKSTPIIIITAKSDTYDKVAGLDYGADDYIVKPFDIEELLARIRAMLRRQPQKDVIDIRGLQIDKEAFKVTVDGVQLDLTKTEYDLLYLLAENKNHVMQREQIITDVWGFDSEVETNVVDVYIRYLRNKLKPFGKDKYIETVRGVGYVIRQ; from the coding sequence ATGACAAAGATATTAATAGTAGAAGATGAACAAAATCTTGCTCGATTTATAGAACTTGAACTTAAACATGAAAATTATGATGTCGACATTGAATACGATGGTAGACCGGGGCTAGACAAGGCTTTAAACCATGATTATGACTTAATATTACTAGATTTAATGCTACCGAATATTAATGGTTTAGAAATTTGTCGACAAATACGCCAAGATAAATCTACACCTATTATAATTATTACCGCTAAAAGTGATACATATGATAAAGTGGCTGGTTTAGATTACGGAGCAGACGATTATATTGTTAAACCATTTGATATTGAAGAATTACTAGCTCGAATCCGTGCAATGCTACGTAGACAACCTCAAAAAGATGTCATTGATATCAGAGGCCTACAAATTGATAAAGAAGCATTCAAAGTAACTGTCGATGGCGTCCAACTTGACTTAACGAAAACGGAATACGACTTATTATATTTACTTGCTGAAAATAAAAATCACGTCATGCAAAGAGAGCAAATCATTACTGATGTATGGGGCTTTGACAGTGAAGTCGAAACAAATGTTGTTGATGTCTATATACGATATTTGAGAAATAAACTTAAACCATTTGGCAAAGATAAATATATAGAAACAGTCCGTGGTGTAGGTTATGTGATTAGACAATGA
- a CDS encoding phosphatase PAP2 family protein, which yields MSRWKRISLLIIFTLIFGIIAFFHESRLGKWIDNEVYDFIYSTESFITTTFFLGVTKIGEVWAMICLSLMLVAYLMLKRLHIETLFFAIAMILSSTLNPLLKNIFDRERPTLLRLIDISGFSFPSGHAMGSTAYFGSIMFIANRLMKGKSKGFMIGLCALFILMISTSRVYLGVHYPTDIIAGIIGGAFCVVLSTLILNQKLQQ from the coding sequence ATGAGTCGTTGGAAAAGAATTTCATTACTAATCATATTCACTTTAATATTTGGCATCATTGCATTTTTCCATGAATCAAGATTAGGAAAATGGATAGATAATGAAGTATATGATTTCATTTATTCTACGGAAAGTTTCATTACTACAACCTTCTTTCTTGGTGTCACAAAGATAGGTGAAGTTTGGGCAATGATTTGCTTATCATTAATGCTTGTCGCTTATCTTATGTTAAAGAGATTGCATATTGAAACATTATTTTTTGCAATCGCTATGATTTTATCTAGTACTTTAAATCCATTATTAAAAAATATCTTTGATAGAGAAAGACCTACGTTATTACGTTTAATAGATATAAGTGGATTTAGTTTCCCTAGTGGCCATGCTATGGGTTCTACAGCCTATTTTGGCAGTATTATGTTTATAGCGAATCGATTAATGAAAGGGAAGTCAAAAGGCTTTATGATTGGCCTTTGTGCGCTCTTTATTTTAATGATATCAACATCAAGAGTATATCTAGGTGTACACTATCCAACTGATATTATTGCAGGAATTATCGGTGGCGCATTTTGTGTTGTATTATCAACATTAATACTCAATCAAAAATTACAACAATAA
- a CDS encoding undecaprenyldiphospho-muramoylpentapeptide beta-N-acetylglucosaminyltransferase encodes MTKIAFTGGGTVGHVSVNLSLIPTALEQGDETFYIGSKNGIEREMVESQLPNVKYHAISSGKLRRYLSFENVKDVFKVLKGILDARKVLKKEKPDILFSKGGFVSVPVVIAARSLKIPTIVHESDLTPGLANKIALKFAKKIYTTFEDTKQYLPEGKADFVGATIREDLKSGNKDRGYQLTSFKANRKVLLVMGGSLGSKKLNSIIRENLKSLQKTYQIIHLTGKGLLDTSYNETEGYVQYEFVKDDLTDLLAITDTVISRAGSNAIYEFLTLKIPMLLIPLGLDQSRGDQIDNAKNFESKGFGRTIPEDTLTKDQLIDQLYDIEKNRQDIINQMKTYKESYTRQELYNKIIQDGRS; translated from the coding sequence ATGACGAAAATTGCATTTACTGGTGGAGGCACAGTCGGTCATGTCTCTGTTAATTTAAGTTTAATTCCAACCGCCTTGGAACAAGGTGATGAAACATTTTATATAGGATCTAAAAATGGTATTGAACGTGAGATGGTTGAATCACAATTACCTAATGTTAAATACCATGCGATTTCAAGCGGGAAATTGAGACGCTACCTTTCATTCGAAAATGTGAAAGATGTCTTCAAAGTACTAAAAGGCATACTAGATGCACGTAAAGTACTGAAGAAAGAAAAACCAGATATCTTATTTTCAAAGGGTGGATTTGTCTCTGTACCTGTAGTAATAGCTGCTAGATCTTTAAAAATTCCTACAATTGTACATGAATCTGATTTAACACCTGGTTTAGCGAATAAGATTGCACTTAAATTTGCTAAAAAGATTTACACAACTTTCGAAGATACTAAGCAATACTTACCTGAAGGCAAAGCAGACTTTGTCGGAGCAACAATTCGTGAAGATTTAAAATCAGGTAACAAAGATCGTGGCTACCAACTGACATCTTTCAAAGCGAATAGAAAGGTATTGTTAGTTATGGGTGGTAGTTTAGGAAGTAAAAAGTTAAATAGCATTATTAGAGAAAATTTGAAATCATTACAAAAAACGTATCAAATTATTCATTTAACTGGTAAAGGTTTGTTAGATACAAGTTATAATGAAACAGAAGGTTACGTTCAATACGAATTTGTAAAAGATGATTTAACTGATTTACTCGCAATTACTGATACCGTAATTAGCCGCGCTGGTTCAAATGCAATATATGAGTTTTTAACTCTTAAAATACCAATGTTATTAATCCCATTAGGTCTTGATCAATCAAGAGGAGATCAAATCGATAATGCTAAAAACTTTGAATCAAAAGGATTTGGCCGAACAATTCCTGAAGATACACTAACTAAAGATCAATTAATTGATCAGTTGTATGATATTGAAAAAAATCGTCAAGATATCATTAATCAAATGAAAACGTATAAAGAAAGCTATACCCGTCAAGAACTATATAATAAAATAATTCAAGACGGTCGAAGTTAA
- a CDS encoding GNAT family N-acetyltransferase: MIRNGEIKDIPKIIQIVDEAKRLMREDDNTQWDEYYPVEEHFEEDIKTNTLFVLEEQSEVIAFIVVDQQQSEWYDYFEWPIDREGAYVIHRLAALPGYKGAATQLFDFAVNMALEHDIHVMLTDTFSLNKRAQGLFTKFGFTKAGEAEVNYHPFDKGKPFYAYYKTIKE; encoded by the coding sequence ATGATTAGAAATGGTGAAATTAAAGATATCCCTAAAATTATTCAGATCGTTGATGAAGCTAAGAGATTAATGAGAGAAGATGACAACACACAATGGGATGAATATTATCCTGTTGAAGAACATTTTGAAGAAGATATTAAAACCAATACACTCTTTGTCCTAGAAGAGCAATCAGAAGTTATAGCATTTATTGTTGTCGACCAACAACAATCAGAATGGTATGATTATTTTGAATGGCCAATAGATAGAGAAGGCGCATATGTTATTCATCGATTAGCTGCACTTCCTGGTTATAAAGGAGCTGCAACACAATTATTCGATTTTGCTGTTAATATGGCACTTGAACATGATATTCATGTCATGTTAACTGATACATTTTCATTAAATAAACGCGCTCAAGGTCTATTTACTAAATTTGGCTTTACTAAAGCAGGTGAAGCTGAAGTTAATTACCATCCTTTTGATAAAGGTAAACCATTCTATGCATATTACAAAACAATTAAGGAGTAG
- a CDS encoding S41 family peptidase, protein MSEDNNLNNQQKEHQSQPSHKKIHFKRRNFILLLLLTILITVILTAFLTMAVLNWKSGLNKDQRAEMKKIENVYKTLNDDYYKKTSSEKLSNAAINGMVKELGDPYSDYMTKNETKSFNEDVSGDFVGIGAEMQQKHNKIEITSPMKHSPAEKAGLQPKDVVKKVNGKSIKGQPLEAIVKKVRGKKGTKVTLTVERAHHEHEVTMKRDTIHVKSVEYEKHKNVGVFTINKFQNSTAGELKSGILKAHKKGVRKIVIDLRNNPGGLLDEAVKMANIFIDKGKTVVQLQKGDHKEQIKTSNDALKEAKDMDVAILVNKGSASASEVFTGAMKDYNKADVYGSKTFGKGIVQTTKEFGDKALLKYTNMKWLTPKSHYIHGKGIKPDVKISEPAYQSLTVIPNDKTYQLGDNNKNVKTMKVGLSALGFKVDDQSNEFNHSLKNAITSFQKENNLQETGTFNKKTNEKFTEQLVKKANKNDTVLNKLLKKIQ, encoded by the coding sequence ATGTCAGAGGATAATAACCTCAATAATCAACAGAAAGAACATCAAAGCCAACCGTCTCATAAAAAAATTCATTTTAAACGTCGTAATTTTATATTATTACTTCTATTAACAATTTTAATCACCGTTATATTAACTGCCTTTCTAACCATGGCAGTATTAAATTGGAAAAGCGGATTAAATAAAGACCAAAGAGCTGAAATGAAGAAAATTGAGAATGTCTACAAAACTTTAAACGATGATTATTATAAAAAAACAAGTTCTGAAAAATTATCTAATGCCGCGATTAATGGAATGGTTAAAGAACTCGGTGATCCATATTCAGACTATATGACGAAGAATGAAACTAAATCATTTAATGAAGATGTTTCAGGAGATTTTGTAGGAATTGGTGCAGAAATGCAACAAAAACATAATAAAATAGAAATTACGAGTCCTATGAAACATTCTCCAGCAGAAAAAGCAGGCCTTCAACCGAAAGATGTCGTTAAAAAAGTCAATGGCAAATCAATTAAAGGACAACCACTTGAAGCCATTGTTAAAAAAGTTCGTGGTAAAAAAGGAACTAAAGTAACTTTAACAGTAGAACGCGCACATCATGAACATGAGGTTACGATGAAACGTGATACGATTCATGTGAAAAGTGTCGAATACGAAAAACATAAAAACGTCGGAGTCTTTACAATTAATAAATTCCAAAACAGTACAGCTGGAGAACTGAAATCAGGTATTTTAAAAGCACATAAAAAAGGTGTACGAAAAATTGTCATTGATTTAAGAAATAATCCAGGTGGATTATTAGATGAAGCAGTTAAAATGGCAAATATATTCATTGATAAAGGTAAAACAGTCGTTCAACTTCAAAAAGGTGATCATAAAGAACAGATTAAAACTTCAAATGACGCTTTGAAAGAAGCAAAAGATATGGACGTTGCTATATTAGTAAATAAAGGTTCAGCAAGTGCTTCAGAAGTATTTACCGGAGCGATGAAAGATTATAATAAAGCAGATGTTTATGGATCTAAAACTTTTGGTAAAGGAATCGTACAAACAACTAAAGAATTTGGCGACAAAGCATTATTAAAATATACGAATATGAAATGGTTAACACCTAAATCACATTATATTCATGGTAAAGGAATAAAACCTGATGTAAAAATAAGTGAACCTGCTTATCAATCTTTAACTGTTATTCCAAATGATAAAACTTATCAGTTGGGTGACAACAATAAAAATGTTAAAACTATGAAAGTAGGTTTATCAGCTTTAGGTTTTAAAGTAGATGATCAATCAAATGAATTTAATCATTCATTAAAAAATGCGATCACCTCTTTCCAAAAAGAAAATAACCTACAAGAAACAGGTACTTTTAACAAGAAAACAAATGAAAAGTTCACTGAACAACTTGTCAAAAAAGCGAATAAAAATGACACTGTACTCAACAAATTGCTTAAAAAAATACAGTAA
- a CDS encoding YozE family protein, translating to MKDYSFYQFALAVRGRKDIKGEFAEQVFNDLSFPKHEKDFNALSDYIETQSDITISMSVFDDLYEEYLEWLKF from the coding sequence ATGAAAGATTATTCTTTTTATCAATTTGCACTAGCTGTACGGGGAAGAAAAGATATAAAAGGCGAATTTGCAGAGCAAGTTTTCAATGATCTTTCTTTCCCTAAGCATGAAAAGGATTTTAATGCTTTGTCAGATTATATTGAAACACAAAGCGATATTACAATTTCAATGTCAGTGTTCGATGATTTATACGAAGAATACTTAGAATGGTTAAAATTCTAA
- a CDS encoding PTS glucose transporter subunit IIA encodes MFKKLFGKGKEVKKESEIYAPMTGEYVKIEDIPDPVFAQKMMGEGFGIKPTEGEVVSPIEGKVDNVFPTKHAIGLKADNDLEILVHIGLDTVQLDGKGFEILVESGDTVKLGDPLVKFDLDYINEHAKSVISPVIITNSDSLTDISSAEVSSLVKGATKVIDVTIK; translated from the coding sequence ATGTTTAAAAAATTATTTGGTAAAGGTAAAGAAGTGAAAAAAGAAAGTGAAATTTATGCACCAATGACTGGTGAATACGTTAAGATTGAGGATATTCCAGATCCAGTATTCGCTCAAAAAATGATGGGCGAAGGTTTTGGTATTAAACCTACTGAAGGTGAAGTTGTATCACCAATCGAAGGTAAAGTTGATAACGTGTTCCCAACAAAACACGCAATCGGTTTAAAAGCTGATAACGATCTTGAAATTCTTGTTCATATCGGTTTAGATACAGTTCAATTGGACGGTAAAGGCTTTGAAATCTTAGTAGAAAGTGGCGATACAGTTAAATTAGGTGACCCACTTGTAAAATTTGATTTAGATTATATCAACGAACATGCAAAATCAGTTATTTCACCAGTAATTATTACAAACTCAGATAGTTTAACTGATATTAGTAGTGCAGAAGTTTCATCATTAGTAAAAGGTGCAACGAAAGTTATTGATGTGACAATTAAATAA
- the msrB gene encoding peptide-methionine (R)-S-oxide reductase MsrB, with translation MIKKDKNDLTDMEYLVTQENGTEPPFQNEYWNHFEKGIYVDKISGKPLFTSEEKFESDCGWPSFSKALDDDEVIELVDKTHGMIRTEVRSENANSHLGHVFNDGPKESGGLRYCINSAAVQFIPYDKLKDLGYEDLISHFEK, from the coding sequence ATGATTAAAAAAGATAAAAATGATTTAACTGACATGGAATATCTCGTAACTCAAGAAAATGGAACTGAACCTCCATTTCAAAACGAATATTGGAATCATTTTGAAAAAGGTATTTATGTTGATAAAATATCTGGCAAACCATTATTTACTTCAGAAGAGAAATTTGAATCTGATTGTGGTTGGCCTAGTTTTTCCAAAGCATTAGATGACGATGAAGTCATTGAATTAGTAGATAAGACGCACGGAATGATTCGAACTGAAGTCCGTTCTGAGAATGCCAATAGCCATTTAGGTCACGTATTTAATGATGGCCCTAAAGAATCTGGCGGTTTACGCTATTGCATTAATTCAGCTGCGGTTCAATTCATTCCATATGACAAATTAAAAGACTTAGGCTACGAAGATTTAATATCACATTTTGAGAAATAA
- the msrA gene encoding peptide-methionine (S)-S-oxide reductase MsrA, with translation MVMAYATLAGGCFWCLVKPFTSFPGIKQVVSGYSGGHTENPTYESVSTNQTGHVEAVQIEYDTETTSFENILDVYFKTFDPTDNEGQFFDRGAHYQPAIFYHDEHQKKAAEAKIQQLNEQNIFENPVITPIKPYKNFYPAEEAHQDFYKKNPMHYEQYQRGSGRKAFIEKHWGKQND, from the coding sequence TTGGTTATGGCTTACGCGACTTTAGCTGGTGGATGTTTTTGGTGTTTAGTTAAGCCGTTCACATCTTTCCCTGGCATTAAACAAGTTGTATCAGGTTATAGCGGTGGTCATACAGAGAACCCAACTTATGAAAGTGTTAGTACAAATCAAACCGGACATGTAGAAGCTGTGCAAATCGAATATGATACTGAAACAACTTCGTTTGAAAATATATTAGATGTATATTTCAAAACATTTGATCCTACAGATAATGAAGGGCAATTCTTTGATCGCGGTGCACATTATCAACCAGCTATTTTTTATCATGATGAGCATCAAAAAAAGGCTGCTGAAGCTAAGATACAACAACTTAATGAACAAAATATTTTCGAAAATCCAGTTATCACACCCATCAAACCATATAAAAATTTCTATCCTGCAGAAGAAGCACATCAAGATTTTTATAAAAAGAATCCAATGCATTACGAGCAATATCAACGTGGTTCAGGTAGAAAAGCTTTTATAGAAAAACATTGGGGGAAACAAAATGATTAA